The Streptomyces sp. NBC_00454 DNA segment TCAACTTCATCGCACTGGCCTGGTCGCCCGCAGCATCGCTGAGGTTTCTCAGCCCCTTCCACTACTACGCCCCGGGCGACGCCCTGGCCGAAGGCGGCGTGCTCTGGCCCCAGCTCGGGATCCTGGTCGGAGCGGGAGTGCTGGGCATCCTGCTGGCCCATCTGCTGCTCCGACGCCGGGACCTCGCGCCCTGAGCGGATGCGCCATTGAGCGTCTACGCGCCGTTCCGCCGGCTTCTACTCCCGGATTTCCATGACCTCGGACAACGGGCGGCGGGGCGTGTCGGGGCCTGCGGGGCCGTAGCCGAGACGGAAGACCATCTGCACGTGCCCCATGGCTGCCACCGGGTCACGCAGAGTCCACCGCAGCTCCGGCCATTCCAGGGGATGGGACGTCATCGAGGTGGCAAGGCCGTCAGCAGTGGCTTGCAGAAGGACGCGTTCCATCGCCTGGCCTGCGCGTAGCCAGTCGGCTCTCGCGTCCCCCTCTGTGCTGAGCAGAGCCAGCTGCGGCCGCTTCTCGAACACGGCCCAGCCGCGATCAGGTATCGGGTTGGCCCAACCGAAGTCGCGCACGGGGGTGGGGCCGCCGGAAGCCTTGGGTCCGAATGCGGCGGCAGGAATGCCGTCGCGGCGCGTGCCCGTAGCACTCTGCGTGTGGGAGGTCCAGGCCGTGGTCTCCGCCCGGGCGAGCGGATCGATCTCCTCGCGGTGTTCGGCGTCCCGTACCAGCCCGAGCACGGTGTCGATGTGCCAGGTATCCGGGACGGTGAGCCTGCAGCCCTCCAAGTGGGCCGCAGCCCACAGACCGTCCAGCAACGCCGTCGGCACCGGCTCCTCGCCGAAGGGGTACCTGCTGGTGTGCCGGCGCCGGATGGCGTCGTGCAGGGAGGCCAGCTCGCGGTCCGCGGCCGTGGTTTCGTCGATGGTCACCGTGGCGAGCAGCCACGGTTCGGCGTCGTCGGGCAGGAGCCGGACGCGAACCGGGAGACCGATCGAGGCTGCGGACACGCGGAGGTTGAACAGTGCCGCACCGCAGCCGAGGTGGAGGCTGCGGTGATCCGGGTCGGTCCGAAGCATGGCGCGATCCGGATCGCCGTACAGGGCCAGCGCACTGCTGCCGACATGGAACACGAACTTCCATGGCTGGGCGTTGTGCATGGACGGGGCGGTGACGGCGTCGCCGACGAGCAGCATGACGGTGTCGGGGTCGAAGTATGTTGCGGTCACGGGACTGTTCCTGTCTGTGCGGCCTCAGTCGTGCGCCACGACGGCGACCGGTGAGGTGGCGTGGTGCATCACCGCGTGGGTGATGGGGCCGATGCGGGCGCCGAGTGCCGGGCGACGGATACGCCGGCCAACCACGACGAGGGCCGCGCCAGGCGCAGCGTCCAGGATCTGGATGGCGGGCTGGCCGATGACGATGCGTGCATCGACGGAGAGTCGCGGATACTTCCGCTCCCACGGACTCAGCAGCTCGTGGAGCGTGGTCTCGAGTCCGCCGGCCATTTCCTTCTCGACGCCGAGGTCGAGGGCGGGAGCGTAGGAGAAGACCGGCGGGAGCGACCAGCCGTGTACGACGACGAGCGGGCAGGCCCGCCGGTCCGCTTCCTCGCAGGCAAAGGCGAGGAGCCGGTCGCAGTTGCTGCGCAGGTCCACGCCGAGCACCACCGGTCCGGCATCGTCCGCGTGCCCGGTCGGTTGGTCTCGGCCGTCGACGGAGCGCACGAGGACGACGGGTGTGTCGGTCTCGGGAAGGGTCGCCGAGGCGGTCGAGCCCACGATGAACCCGGCGACGGCGCCGAGTCCACGAGAGCCCAGGACGAGCAGGTCCGCATCTTCCGCAGACGCGGCGAGGACCTTGGAGGCCGCGAGTCCATTCGTGCTGTGGGTGCTGATGTCGAGCGTGCTGTGTTCGCGCAGCAGCCGGTCCCGCGTGCGCGAAAGGAGGTCTTCTGCCCACTGAGGACGCGGTTCGGGAAGTGGCGCGGCAAAGGGTCCGTACTGGGCCCAGTCCTCCGCGTGGACGAGTTCCAGAGCTGCACCGCGCAGTTCGGCTTCGTTGGCGGCCCAGTCGGCTGCGGCGCTGCCGGCGCTCGATCCGTCCAGACCCACCGTGATCCGGTTCGACATGATGTTCCTCCTGGGTCGGATGGTTGCTGCTTCCAGGCTCTTCCGCTTGCGGGGCCTCTGGGAGGGACCGAGCGGCCCAACCGGGGACCGACCGGCCCTGCCCCGTTCTACTGCGGCGCAGGTGAGTCTGTTGTCGACGTCGACGACCGGCAGCCGCTTGACCCGGTGCCGCTGCATGACCCGGGCCGCGCGGACCACGCTCCACTCGGGTCGGGCTGTGACGGCCGGGCTGGTCATCAGCTCCTCGGCTGTTGCGGCACCACCGGCGGGCCGCCGGCGGAGAAGGTCGGCTTCGGATACGACGCCGACCGGGTGCCCGGTTTCGTCGACGACGGGCATGGCGGTGATGTCGAACTCCTTCAGGAGCCGAGCGATCTCCTTGAACGTGGTCGTGCGCCGGACGGTGACGGCGGTGTGCGTCATCAGGTCCGCGACACTGCGGTGCCTCATGGCGGTGGTGCCTTCAGGCGGAGACGGGGGCGGTGAAGTCCGCCTTGACGTCGACGACGCCCGGTACGGTACTGGCAGCGCGGACGACGATGTCTTCCATCGCGGGGTCCGGCAGCGAACCGTTGAGGTAGGCGATGCCGTCGGCGACGTGGACGTGTACCTCGACGGGACCGTGCACGTGGACGTGCCTTTCGGCGGGAACTTGCGGCGGTAGCTGATACATGATCAGTTCGCGGATCTCGGCGCCGATGTCCTCGTCCGGGCGCAGGAAGACCTTGAGCAGGTCGCCGCGGCTGACGACGCCGACGAGTCGGCCGTCGTCGTCGACAACGGGAAGGCGCTTGAGGTGCCTGCGGGCCATCAGACGCGCCGCGGTGGGGATGGTGGCGTCCTTCGTGACGGTCACGGCCGGGCGGGTCGTCAGCTGCTCGGCGGCGGTGTCGTGGGTCGTGTCGGTGCCTTGGGTCTTGAGCAGCAGGTCGGCTTCGGAGACGACGCCGGCCACCTGTCCGTCCTGGGCCAGGACGGGGAGCGCGCTGATGTTCCACATCCGCAGTTCTTCCACGATGTCCTTGAACGCGGTTCTTCGGTCGACGGAGATCACGGCGTGTGTCATGACGTCCTCGACGGTGCG contains these protein-coding regions:
- a CDS encoding nitroreductase family protein, which codes for MTATYFDPDTVMLLVGDAVTAPSMHNAQPWKFVFHVGSSALALYGDPDRAMLRTDPDHRSLHLGCGAALFNLRVSAASIGLPVRVRLLPDDAEPWLLATVTIDETTAADRELASLHDAIRRRHTSRYPFGEEPVPTALLDGLWAAAHLEGCRLTVPDTWHIDTVLGLVRDAEHREEIDPLARAETTAWTSHTQSATGTRRDGIPAAAFGPKASGGPTPVRDFGWANPIPDRGWAVFEKRPQLALLSTEGDARADWLRAGQAMERVLLQATADGLATSMTSHPLEWPELRWTLRDPVAAMGHVQMVFRLGYGPAGPDTPRRPLSEVMEIRE
- a CDS encoding universal stress protein, which gives rise to MRHRSVADLMTHTAVTVRRTTTFKEIARLLKEFDITAMPVVDETGHPVGVVSEADLLRRRPAGGAATAEELMTSPAVTARPEWSVVRAARVMQRHRVKRLPVVDVDNRLTCAAVERGRAGRSPVGPLGPSQRPRKRKSLEAATIRPRRNIMSNRITVGLDGSSAGSAAADWAANEAELRGAALELVHAEDWAQYGPFAAPLPEPRPQWAEDLLSRTRDRLLREHSTLDISTHSTNGLAASKVLAASAEDADLLVLGSRGLGAVAGFIVGSTASATLPETDTPVVLVRSVDGRDQPTGHADDAGPVVLGVDLRSNCDRLLAFACEEADRRACPLVVVHGWSLPPVFSYAPALDLGVEKEMAGGLETTLHELLSPWERKYPRLSVDARIVIGQPAIQILDAAPGAALVVVGRRIRRPALGARIGPITHAVMHHATSPVAVVAHD
- a CDS encoding CBS domain-containing protein, producing MKHLRTVEDVMTHAVISVDRRTAFKDIVEELRMWNISALPVLAQDGQVAGVVSEADLLLKTQGTDTTHDTAAEQLTTRPAVTVTKDATIPTAARLMARRHLKRLPVVDDDGRLVGVVSRGDLLKVFLRPDEDIGAEIRELIMYQLPPQVPAERHVHVHGPVEVHVHVADGIAYLNGSLPDPAMEDIVVRAASTVPGVVDVKADFTAPVSA